CTCGATCCCCGTCCTGATCCAAGGAGAGACGGGGACCGGCAAGGGCGTGCTTGCCCGTTGGCTCCACGAGAACGGTCCCCGGAACGAGGAGGCCTTTGTCGATCTCAATTGCGCGGGCCTGTCGCGGGACCTGCTGGAGACCGAGCTGTTCGGCCACGAGAAGGGGGCATTCACGGGGGCGGTGACCGCCAAACCCGGCCTGATGGAGATGGCGCACCGGGGAACCCTCTTCCTGGATGAGATTGGCGACGTCGATCTCCAGGTGCAGCCCAAGCTTCTGAAGGTCATGGAGGAACTCCGCTTCCGCAGGCTGGGCGATGTGCGGGACCGGCAAGTGGATGTGCGCCTCGTGGCGGCCACCCATCGGGACCTGGTGCGGCTGGTTCAAGAGGAGAAGTTCCGGGAAGACCTGTTCTACCGAATCAACACCGTCTCCCTCGTGGTGCCCCCCCTGCGTGAGAGGGGTCGCGATGTCGTCCTTCTCGCCCGTAGCTTCATGGCGCGCATCGGTAGCGAGCTTGGTCGACCCGGGGTGCGGCTCTCGGAAGGGGCGGAGAGCGCCCTCGGTTCGCGCTCCTGGCCCGGCAATATCCGGCAGCTCCGCAACGTGCTCGAACAGGCGGTTCTGTTGAGCGAGCGCACGGTGTTGGAAGCGGAAGACCTACGGGATACGTCGGTGCCGGCCGTGCCCAGCGCGCGCCCGCGCGCGAGCCTGGTGGAGGCGGAGCGCCAACACATCGAAGCCATGCTGCGGGAAGAGAAGTGGAGCGTGCCTCGCACCGCCACCACGCTGGGCCTGTCCCGGAGCGCTCTCTACGAAAAGATTAGGAAGCACGGGATCCGCCTACCCAGTTCCGGCCGCTAGAAGGGCCGGAGCCGACGCCCCGGGGGCGCGCCCCCTCCCTCCTGCATAAACGATAGCGCCTGACTCGAGCCCCGTCCCGGATTCGAGACGGGAAGGTCCGGGATCCCGGAGCCTCTGTCGCTTGGGGTCTCCGTCTCCCCAGAAGAAGTATCGCGCCCGGCAGAGCTTAGCCGGAACCGAGGGCGCCGCCGAGCACTTGGCAAGAGTGTTGCTCAGTGACTCCCTGCCGGCGGTGGCCGCAGACCAAACCGGAGTGAATTGACGGCGTGGCGGCGGGAAGACAGCAGTCCTGCCCGCCGATGGAGCTCAGGGAGAAACAGATGGCACGCAAGAAGATCTTGCTCGTCGATGATTCGAAGACGGCCCTCCTGATGGAACAGATGATCTTGAGGAATGGCCCCTACCAGCTCGTGATCGCGGGGGATGGGGCGGAGGGGGTAGCCAAGGCCGTCTCCGAACTCCCCGATCTCATCCTGATGGACGTCGTGATGCCTCACATGACCGGGTTGGATGCCCTCAAGGAACTCCGCCGGCGCGAGGCCACCAAGGAGATACCCGTGATCATGGTCACCACGCGTGGGGAGGGCGAGAACGTCGAGGCCGGCTTCGCCTCCGGCTGCAACGACTACTTGACCAAGCCCATTGATTCCGTCGCGCTCCTCGCAAAGGTTCGCGACTATCTGGGGGAGTGAGGTTCGGGATGAAGAACGAAGGGCAAGAACACGGCGAATACGTGCGGCGGGTACAGGGCGAAACCCAGCGATACGCCCAGACCCTGCTCGCCGAGAACGAGCACCTCCGGCGTCGGGTGGCCGCCGTGGAGAGCGAACGGGCCGCCCTGGCGGGCAAGGCCAGCCAACTCGAGGCCGTTCTCGCGCGAAACGAGGCTCTGCAGGAAGAGAGCAGCTGGGTCGCCGCCGAACAGCGCCGCCTTCGGGGTCAAATCGCCGATCTCCGCCAGCAGATCGATGGCCATGAGACCGCGCGGCGGGACCTGGAGAGCCGCCTCAAGCTGGTGGAGGACGAGAACCAGCGCTTCTCCCAGGAGTACCTGGCGGTCGAACAGCAGAACTCCAATCTCGCGAACCTCTACGTTGCCAGCTACCAGCTGCACGGCACTCTGGACCGACGGGTGGTCTTGTCGACCATACAGGAGATCGTAGCCAACCTGGTCGGTTCCGAGGAGATGGCTCTCTTCGAGCTGGATTCCATGGGCTCAACGCTCTCGCTGATTGCCTCCTTCGGCATTGCCCCCGGTCCCTTCCAACGGGTTTCGGTCGGGCAAGGGCTGATCGGCCGGGCGGTCCGGAAGGGCACCGTCCACGTCGTGGAACGCGAAGGGCGGGAGGGGGCTTCCTCCGAGGAGGCGCACTTGAGCGCCTGCATCCCGCTGAAACTCGACGGGCGGGTGATGGGGGCCCTGGCTCTGTTCCGACTGTTGCCGCACAAGGACGGGTTCCAACCCCTGGATAACGAGCTCTTCGACCTCCTGGCGACGCAAGCGGCGGTCGCCCTCTATTGCACGTCTCTGACCGCCGGGGCGCCCGTCTCGTCGGCTTCGGCTCCGTAATGTCCGCGGGAGTGTCGGGAGTTGGTAGTGAGGAAGCCCCCGGCGGGGAGAGCGCGCTTCCCAGCGTGTACCTCCACCCGGGGCAGCTCTTTGCCTCCGCCGAACCGGCGTCGGTCACGACCGTTCTCGGCTCCTGTGTCTCGGTCTGCCTCTGGGACCGGGACCGGGGCATCGGGGGCCTCAACCACTTCGTGCTGCCCATCTGGGCCGGAAACGGCACCTCCTCAACCCGGTTCGGCAATGTCGCCATGGAGGTCCTTCTGGCCCGGCTGGTCAGCTTGGGCGCCCGGCCCCGGAACGTGGAAGCCAAGGTCTTCGGGGGGGCTTGCATGATTCAGGCGTTCCGACGCCGGGAACACCATCTGGGAGGGCAAAACGTCGACCGGGCGGTGGCCTTCCTTCAGGAGAAGGGAGTGCCCATCTCCAGTCAGGACACCGGGGGCCATCGCGGCCGAAAGCTGATCTTCCACACCGCCACCGGGGCGGCGTGGCTGAAAGAGCTGTGAAGGCACATGGATTTTGACATCGATCGCGACGCCGTTCTCCAGACTTTCCTGAGCGAGTCCGAAGAGGGACTGGCCATGATGGAGGAGGCCCTGGTCGGCCTAGAGTCACGTCCGGAAGACGGAGAGCTCTTGGCCGCGGTCTTCCGGGTGGCCCACACCTTGAAAGGGAACGCGTCGTCCCTCGGATTCGAAGGCCTGGTGCGCCTCTCCCACACCCTGGAGGACTTGCTGGACCGCGTGCGCAACCGCGCCATTCCGGTGACGGGGGACTTGGTCACGCTCTTGCTGGATGCCGTCGATGCCCTCCGCGACCTAGTCCCTGCCGCCGTCAACGGCGGCGAGGCCCTGACCGTGGTTCATGAGGCGCTTCTGCGGGAGCTCTCGCGCCGGGCGGGGGGGGTGGACGATCCACCGCCAAGCACGGGGTCCGGGGGAGCCCCCCGCGGGGAAGAGCCCGCCACCCCCGAGCCCGCGCGTCCCGCGGAGCATCGCAGCCTCCGCGTGGACATCAACCGCCTTGACCGGATGCTCGACCTGACGGGCGAGATCGCGATCGCTCGCGGTCGCCTTCGGCGGATGCTCGAGCAGCACGGGGCCCCGGCCCCGGTCCTGGAGGCGCAGGGGGAGGTCGACCGTCTCTCCCTCGATCTTCAGGAGCTGGTCATGAAGGTTCGGCTCGTGCCCCTCCGGGGGACGTTCCGAGCGTTCGTGCGGACGGTCCGCGACCTGGCCGCTCGCCAGGGCAAACAGGCCCGCCTGATCCTCGAGGGCGAGGACGTGGAGGTGGACACGAGCGTCATTGCGCAGGTGCGCGACCCCCTCACCCACATGATCCGCAATGCGCTCGACCACGGCATCGAAGCGCCGGAGGTGCGCCGGACGGTGGGCAAGGATCCCTGCGGGACCCTCGCCCTGCGCGCACGCCACGAGGGGGCCACGATCGTCATCGAAATCGCGGACGACGGCGCCGGCCTCAACCGCGAGCGGATCCTTGAGCGCGCCCGGGAGCGGGGCATCGACGCCGAGCACAAGGAGGAAGAGGAGATCCAGCGGTTGGTCTTCGAGCCCGGCTTCTCCACCGCGGAGACGGTGACGGAGCTGTCGGGACGCGGCATCGGCCTCGACGTGGTACGACGCAATGTGATGGCCCTGCGCGGGAAGGTCGGGATCCGCAGCCAGGAGGGCATCGGCACCACCATCACCCTGCGTCTTCCCCTCACTCTCGCCATCATCGACGGATTCATCGTGGGGGTGGGAGACGAGGCGTACGTGATTCCCCTGGAGGCCGTGGTCGAGTGCCTGGAGCTCCCGAAGGAGGCCTCGAGCGACACGAGGGAGGGCGGGGTCATCAACCTGCGCGGTGCGGCCCTGCCCTATCTCCGGCTCCGCCGGCTATTCGGTCTCGGCGCTCGGCCCGGGCAGAGGGAGCACGTGGTCGTGGTACGGCCGGACGCGGGACGGCAGGTCGGCCTCGTCGTGGACCACCTCGAAGGCGGGTTCCAAACCGTCATCAAACCCCTGGGGCGGCTCTTCCAAGGGCTCTCCGGAGTCGCCGGCTCCGCCATCCTCGGCACGGGGCGGGTGGCGATGATCCTGGACGTGCCTTCTCTATTGGCGGAGGCCCTTCGGGGGCAAGAGGCGGCGAAACACGAGCAGTGGTCCGCTCCGAAAGCGGAGAGTCAGGGAGCTTGAGGCCAGCAATGGCAAGGAGAACATTTATGGTGAAGAACCTTCGGATTGGCAAGCGGTTGGGCCTGGGGTTTGGCCTGATCCTGGTCCTCATCGGAGGAGTGGCCACCGCCGGGTACTGGGGGCTGGAGCGGGTGGCAGGCCTTGCCCACGAGATCCTCAGGGTCAGCGCCCCACTCGTCGAGCACTCAGAGCGCGCGCGCGCGACCACCCTGGGCCTGCGGCGCTTCGAAAAGGACTATTTCCTCAACATCGGCTCGCCGGACAAGGAAGCCGAATATGTGGCCAAGTGGAAGGACCAGAAGAAGCGCCTGGATGAGCGTTTGGACGAGCTAGAAAAGCTCGCCCAGAGCGAGACCGATCGGGAGACCGTCCGCAGCATGCGGAAAGACGCAAATTCTTATGAGGATGGCTTTCAGAGAGTGCTGACGGGCATTCGCGAGGGGGCGGTGAAGACGCCTCAGGAGGCAAACGCGGCCATCTTGCCATTCAAGGATCCGATCCACGGCTTGGAGGACGCGGCTTACGAGTTCGCCATCAAGCACTCCAAGGCGATGGAGTCCGTCGAGCCCATGCTGGCGGAAGCCGTGCGGCGCACCAACGCGATCGTGTTCGGCGTGATCCTGGCGGCTCTGGCTCTGGCCGGCGCGGCGGGGGTCGTCATCACACGGAGCATCACCGCGCCCCTGGCCCAGGCCGTGAAGGTGGCGGAGCGGGTGGGGGCGGGTGAGGTCGACGTCCTAATCGAAGTCGATTCCCAAGACGAAACCGGGCTCCTCCTCAAGTCCTTGCAGGGCATGGTGGCCTCCCTCAAGCGGATGGCAGGAGCGGCGGCGGCGGTCGCGGGCGGAGACCTCACGATCAGATTGAACCCCCAGTCCGAGCGCGACGCACTCGGCAACGCGCTCTCGGAGATGGTGGGCCGCCTCACCCAGACGATCGGTGAAGTGAAAGCGGGTGCGACCGCGCTGTCGGCGGCTTCGGCCCAGGTCGCGGCCACGTCGCAGAGCCTCTCCGCGGGGACGAGCGAGCAGGCGGCTTCGGTCGAAGAGACCACCGCCAGCCTGGAGGAGATGTCTGCTTCCATCACCCAGAATGCGGAAAACAGCCGCCAAACGGAGCAGCTGGCGATCAAGGGTTCGAAGGACACCGAGGAGGGGGGCCGGTCGGTGAAGGAGACCGTGGTGGCGATGCGAAGCATTGCTGAGAAAGTGTCGATCATCGAGGAGATCGCCTACCAGACGAACCTCCTGGCTCTCAACGCGGCCATCGAGGCGGCGAGAGCGGGGGAGCACGGCCGGGGTTTTGCCGTAGTCGCCACAGAAGTGCGGAAGCTTGCGGAGCGAAGCCAGACCGCGGCTAAGGAGATTAGTGGTTTGGCCGCGTCAAGCGTAACCGTGGCCGAGCGGTCTGGGCAACTCTTGGGAGACCTCGTACCCAGTATCCGGAAGACGGCTGACTTGGTGCAAGAGGTGACAGCCGCCTCGGCCGAGCAAGCCTCGGGGGTCGCCCAGATCAACCGGGCCATGACCCAGGTGGACCAAGTGACCCAGCGCAACGCCGCCGCGACCGAGGAGCTCGCCTCGACCGCGGAGGAGATGGCGGCTCAGTCGGAGGCTCTGCAGCAGCTCGTCTCCTACTTCAAGGTTACGGCCCTGGAGGGCGGTCCGGACCAGGTGACCACCCTGTCGCGGAGCACCACCGCCCGTGCCGTCCCGCGCAAGAGCAACGGCGAGGCGCGAGCCATGCCCGAGAGCCCAGCCTGGCACCGCACGGCCGGCGCCGACGCGGACTTCAAGCGGTTCTAGGAGGTGTCCATGGCAAGCCAACCGACCGTGGCCGAGCAGGCCCAGTATCTCGGCTTCCAAATAGCCGGGGAGGAATACGCGATCGGCATTCTCCGAGTGCGGGAGATCTTGGAGTACGACACCCTCACCAAGGTGCCGACCACCCCCCCGAGCATCCGGGGGGTCATCAACCTGCGCGGGAGCGTGGTGCCGGTGGTGGATCTGGCGGTGAAGTTCGGGCTCTCGGAGAGCGTGATCAGTAAGCGGACGTGCATCGTGGTGGTGGAAGTGAACCTGGATGGTGAACGGGCGGTGATGGGTGTTCTGGCCGACGCCGTCAGCCAGGTCATCGATCTGCCGGCAAGCGAGGTCGAGCCACCCCCGCCGTTCGGGACCCGGGTACGGGTCGACTGCCTGATCGGAATGGGAAGGGCAGGCCGGAAATTCGTCCTCCTACTCGACATCGACAAGTTGCTGTCACTGGACGAGCTGGAGATGACACGCCAAGAAGCGGGCCCGACCGCCGCCGTCCCTCCCGAGGCACGAAGGGACGGGGAGCCGAGCCCCGCCGAGCGGGACCAGCCCGTCCCTCCAACAGAGATGGGGTCTTGAGCGGTCGCTCCATCGCCGGGCGGCCGGCGAAAGGCGGGCAGGCCCTGTTAACCGAGCCTCGTGACGCGCCGCCGCGCGAGGCCACGCTCTACGGAGAGCAGGAAGAGAAAAGCGCATGCGAATGATGTCAGTCGGGGTTCTGGCGTTGATGGTGGGTTCGAGCGGGCTCGTTCAGGCCGCCAAAGAAGAGTTCGGCACCGCCCGGGAAGCGGAGGCCATGGTGGACAGGGGAGTCGCCCGCATTAAGGCCGTGGGCTCAGAGCGGGCCTACGCCGACTTCACGGACAAGGCCCCTGGATTTGTCGACCGTGACCTCTACGTCGTGGTCTACGACCTCGAGGGCCGCGTATTGGCCCACGGACAAAACCCAAAGATGGTGGGCAAGGATCTGATCGACCTCCGTGACGCGGACGGAAAGGCCTGGGTCAAGGAGAGGGTCGAGCTGGCCCGCGGCAAGGGAAAGTTCTGGCACGACTACAAGTTCACGGATCCCCTGACGAAGAAGGTGCTGCCGAAATCCACCTATTGCGAGCGGGTCGAGTCGACGGCCGTCTGCGTGGGGATTTACAAGCGGTAGGGTCCGGTCGTGTCCGCGCTTCGGCCGCAAATCACGGAAAGGCAGGATGTCTTGAAGCTTTATCAGCGCATTCTCTTAGCCCCCGGGCTAGCCCTTTTTTTCTTGCTCCTGTTCGGGGCGGTGGTCTACCGGGCCTTGAGCACCGACCAGGTCGCGATGAGGGAGATTTTCAGCACCCGCTTCGGGATCTTCCAGAAAGCAGATCAAGCTTTGGCGGACATCGACGCAGTTCATGCTGCCGTGTACCGTCTCGTGACCTGGATCGGAAACTACGACCCGGCCAAGATTGCGCATAAGTCCGCCGAGTTGATGACCCAGATCGACGGTGCCACCGCCATCGCGAAGGGGCTGGCGGGCGAGGCTCGGCTGAGCGATGAAGAGAAGGGGCACCTGGAGGCGATCCTGGGTCAGCTCGCCAACTACCGGAAGCACGTGGCGACTGCCGTCGACCTTGCGAGCGTCGATGTGAACACGGGCTTGGCCGCCCTGCAGACGGCGGACATGACGTACCAAGAGCTGCGCGGCAGCCTGGATGGGCTCATCGACGTCGAGAAAAAGCTCGCCCAACGGCGATACGACGAGGCGTTGGCCACCTACCAGGGCGCCCTTCTTCTCGCCAGCGTCGTCTTTTCACTGGCGATCGCGGGCGCGGGCATCGCCGGCGGCCTCGTCACTCGCTCCGTCACCCGGCAGTTGGGCGGGGAGCCGGAATATGCCTCGGAGGTGGCGCGGCGGGTGGCGGAGGGAGAGCTCACGCTGGCCATCGCCACTCGAGCAGAGGACCGCTCGAGCCTGCTCTTCGCCATGAAGACGATGGTGGAGCGCCTAGCCCAGGTCGTAGGGGACGTACGCGCCTCGGCGACGGGCCTCTCCGGGGCCTCGGACCAGGTGAGCGCCACCGCCCAGGCTCTTTCCGAGGGGACTTCTGAGCAGGCGGCCTCCGTGGAGGAGACGACATCGTCCCTAGAGGAGATGAGCGCTTCCATCACGCAAAACGCGGAGAACAGCCGTCAGATGGAGAAGATGGCCTCCCAGGGGGCGCGAGACGCGGCGGAGAGCGGAGAAGCGGTGTCCCAGACGGTGGGGGCCATGAAGTCGATCGCGACCAAGATCTCGATCGTGGGCGAGATCGCTTACCAGACCAATCTTCTTGCTCTCAACGCCGCGATCGAGGCCGCGCGGGCGGGTGAGCACGGGAGGGGCTTTGCGGTGGTGGCCACCGAGGTCAGGAAGCTGGCGGAGAGGAGCCAAATCGCGGCCAAGGAGATCTCGGGGCTGGCCGATTCGAGCGTGGAGCTGGCGGAGCGAACGGGCCAGTTGCTCACGGATCTGGTCCCCTCGATCCGCAAGACCGCGGACCTGGTCCAGGAAGTAACGGCGGCTTCCATGGAGCAGTCGTCGGGGATAGGCCAGCTCAACAAGGCCATGGTCCAGGTGGACCAGGTTACGCAGCGGAACGCCTCCGCGGCGGAGGAGCTGAGCTCCACCGCGGCGGAGATGGCCTCCCAGGGCGCCGCTCTCGAGGAGCGGGTGTCCTACTTCCGCCTGCCCCAAGAGATCATGAATGCCGTCCCCGTCATCAGCCCGCGGCCTCCAATGCCGGCCAAACCATCGTCGTCCCTGCTACCGGGGTCGGGCGGGGGCAACGGGCGGGGTGCGGTGCCGGAGCGAGCGGAGAAGGGCTTCGTTCGCTTCTGAGTAGGGGGTTTCGGCCGAGCTATGGAGCAACCGGCAGCCGCGTCCCCGCCCGCCCCCGAGAGGCGTGGGGGCAAGGGGGTCAGGTCCGAGACAACACCTCGTCGGGGTCATGAGACCGGGGTCATCGCCGACATGGGGTTAGAGAGTGGGGAGTAAGGACAGGGAACCGGGGACGAGGTCCGCGATGGAGATGATGCGACGATGGTGAGCGAAGGAACCCCGACCGCCCTCCGCGGTCTGCGGCACGGTCCCGCGTCCTTGTCGGAGCGCCACTTCGGACTCTTCCGGGCCCTCATCCACCGGGAGGCGGGCATCCATCTCTCTCGCGCCAAAAAAGCCCTGGTCGAGGGACGGCTGGCGCGGCGGCTCCGCGAGCTCGGGCTCGACTATGGGGCCTACTACCGGCTCGTGGAGTCCGACGAGGGGGAGCGGGTGCGCATGCTGGACTGCATCTGCACCAACGAAACCCACTTCTTCCGCGAACCAAAGCAGTTTGCCTTCCTGGAGAGTCGGGTATTTCCGGAGTGGGTCGCGCGAGGCGAGGGCGGAAAGATGCCGAGGCGGGCGCGCGTTTGGAGTGCGGGTTGCTCGACGGGCGAGGAGCCCTATTCCCTGGCCATGTCCTTCCTGGCCCGCTTCCCT
The DNA window shown above is from Vicinamibacteria bacterium and carries:
- a CDS encoding sigma-54 dependent transcriptional regulator, giving the protein MSEKRSILVVDDDQDVRVPLRRFLAGKGFEVEEAESLVAAQEAFKRQRPDLVVMDFSLPDGDGLALLRSLKSLDVAIPVVMLTGHGTIDLAVAAIKEGAEQFFTKPVELPALLVVIERALENQRMRQASLVGKSSQARRAVDPFLGESPAIGQLAAQARRVAASSIPVLIQGETGTGKGVLARWLHENGPRNEEAFVDLNCAGLSRDLLETELFGHEKGAFTGAVTAKPGLMEMAHRGTLFLDEIGDVDLQVQPKLLKVMEELRFRRLGDVRDRQVDVRLVAATHRDLVRLVQEEKFREDLFYRINTVSLVVPPLRERGRDVVLLARSFMARIGSELGRPGVRLSEGAESALGSRSWPGNIRQLRNVLEQAVLLSERTVLEAEDLRDTSVPAVPSARPRASLVEAERQHIEAMLREEKWSVPRTATTLGLSRSALYEKIRKHGIRLPSSGR
- a CDS encoding response regulator, with the protein product MARKKILLVDDSKTALLMEQMILRNGPYQLVIAGDGAEGVAKAVSELPDLILMDVVMPHMTGLDALKELRRREATKEIPVIMVTTRGEGENVEAGFASGCNDYLTKPIDSVALLAKVRDYLGE
- a CDS encoding GAF domain-containing protein; this encodes MKNEGQEHGEYVRRVQGETQRYAQTLLAENEHLRRRVAAVESERAALAGKASQLEAVLARNEALQEESSWVAAEQRRLRGQIADLRQQIDGHETARRDLESRLKLVEDENQRFSQEYLAVEQQNSNLANLYVASYQLHGTLDRRVVLSTIQEIVANLVGSEEMALFELDSMGSTLSLIASFGIAPGPFQRVSVGQGLIGRAVRKGTVHVVEREGREGASSEEAHLSACIPLKLDGRVMGALALFRLLPHKDGFQPLDNELFDLLATQAAVALYCTSLTAGAPVSSASAP
- a CDS encoding chemotaxis protein CheD, whose amino-acid sequence is MYLHPGQLFASAEPASVTTVLGSCVSVCLWDRDRGIGGLNHFVLPIWAGNGTSSTRFGNVAMEVLLARLVSLGARPRNVEAKVFGGACMIQAFRRREHHLGGQNVDRAVAFLQEKGVPISSQDTGGHRGRKLIFHTATGAAWLKEL
- a CDS encoding chemotaxis protein CheA encodes the protein MDFDIDRDAVLQTFLSESEEGLAMMEEALVGLESRPEDGELLAAVFRVAHTLKGNASSLGFEGLVRLSHTLEDLLDRVRNRAIPVTGDLVTLLLDAVDALRDLVPAAVNGGEALTVVHEALLRELSRRAGGVDDPPPSTGSGGAPRGEEPATPEPARPAEHRSLRVDINRLDRMLDLTGEIAIARGRLRRMLEQHGAPAPVLEAQGEVDRLSLDLQELVMKVRLVPLRGTFRAFVRTVRDLAARQGKQARLILEGEDVEVDTSVIAQVRDPLTHMIRNALDHGIEAPEVRRTVGKDPCGTLALRARHEGATIVIEIADDGAGLNRERILERARERGIDAEHKEEEEIQRLVFEPGFSTAETVTELSGRGIGLDVVRRNVMALRGKVGIRSQEGIGTTITLRLPLTLAIIDGFIVGVGDEAYVIPLEAVVECLELPKEASSDTREGGVINLRGAALPYLRLRRLFGLGARPGQREHVVVVRPDAGRQVGLVVDHLEGGFQTVIKPLGRLFQGLSGVAGSAILGTGRVAMILDVPSLLAEALRGQEAAKHEQWSAPKAESQGA
- a CDS encoding methyl-accepting chemotaxis protein; amino-acid sequence: MVKNLRIGKRLGLGFGLILVLIGGVATAGYWGLERVAGLAHEILRVSAPLVEHSERARATTLGLRRFEKDYFLNIGSPDKEAEYVAKWKDQKKRLDERLDELEKLAQSETDRETVRSMRKDANSYEDGFQRVLTGIREGAVKTPQEANAAILPFKDPIHGLEDAAYEFAIKHSKAMESVEPMLAEAVRRTNAIVFGVILAALALAGAAGVVITRSITAPLAQAVKVAERVGAGEVDVLIEVDSQDETGLLLKSLQGMVASLKRMAGAAAAVAGGDLTIRLNPQSERDALGNALSEMVGRLTQTIGEVKAGATALSAASAQVAATSQSLSAGTSEQAASVEETTASLEEMSASITQNAENSRQTEQLAIKGSKDTEEGGRSVKETVVAMRSIAEKVSIIEEIAYQTNLLALNAAIEAARAGEHGRGFAVVATEVRKLAERSQTAAKEISGLAASSVTVAERSGQLLGDLVPSIRKTADLVQEVTAASAEQASGVAQINRAMTQVDQVTQRNAAATEELASTAEEMAAQSEALQQLVSYFKVTALEGGPDQVTTLSRSTTARAVPRKSNGEARAMPESPAWHRTAGADADFKRF
- a CDS encoding chemotaxis protein CheW; the protein is MASQPTVAEQAQYLGFQIAGEEYAIGILRVREILEYDTLTKVPTTPPSIRGVINLRGSVVPVVDLAVKFGLSESVISKRTCIVVVEVNLDGERAVMGVLADAVSQVIDLPASEVEPPPPFGTRVRVDCLIGMGRAGRKFVLLLDIDKLLSLDELEMTRQEAGPTAAVPPEARRDGEPSPAERDQPVPPTEMGS
- a CDS encoding cache domain-containing protein, coding for MRMMSVGVLALMVGSSGLVQAAKEEFGTAREAEAMVDRGVARIKAVGSERAYADFTDKAPGFVDRDLYVVVYDLEGRVLAHGQNPKMVGKDLIDLRDADGKAWVKERVELARGKGKFWHDYKFTDPLTKKVLPKSTYCERVESTAVCVGIYKR
- a CDS encoding methyl-accepting chemotaxis protein: MKLYQRILLAPGLALFFLLLFGAVVYRALSTDQVAMREIFSTRFGIFQKADQALADIDAVHAAVYRLVTWIGNYDPAKIAHKSAELMTQIDGATAIAKGLAGEARLSDEEKGHLEAILGQLANYRKHVATAVDLASVDVNTGLAALQTADMTYQELRGSLDGLIDVEKKLAQRRYDEALATYQGALLLASVVFSLAIAGAGIAGGLVTRSVTRQLGGEPEYASEVARRVAEGELTLAIATRAEDRSSLLFAMKTMVERLAQVVGDVRASATGLSGASDQVSATAQALSEGTSEQAASVEETTSSLEEMSASITQNAENSRQMEKMASQGARDAAESGEAVSQTVGAMKSIATKISIVGEIAYQTNLLALNAAIEAARAGEHGRGFAVVATEVRKLAERSQIAAKEISGLADSSVELAERTGQLLTDLVPSIRKTADLVQEVTAASMEQSSGIGQLNKAMVQVDQVTQRNASAAEELSSTAAEMASQGAALEERVSYFRLPQEIMNAVPVISPRPPMPAKPSSSLLPGSGGGNGRGAVPERAEKGFVRF